TGCTTTGTCTTTTACCGCCTGATTGATGGTGTATTTATCAATAAACCCACCAAACTTATCTGCTGTGCTTTTGTCTTTTTTCAAAAGTGGAGTACCTGTAAAGCCTATATAACATGCTTTTGGAAGCACACGTTTCATTTTGGCATGAGTAGAACCGTATTGACTTCTATGGCTCTCATCAACCAAAACAAATATATTCGAAGATTGATTGTTAAAGTCCTTTCTGTTTAAAGCACTTTCAAACTTATCTATAACCGTGGTAATAATCTCAACACCACTTTCATTTATTAACTCAATCAAATGATTTCCGCTTTTTGCTCGTAAAGCTTCTTTACCACAGGCATTAAAGGTGGAAGATATTTGCTTGTCCAAATCAATACGGTCAGTAACTATGATGATCCTTGGATTTATAATCTCTTTTTCCAAAGCGATGCTTTTTGCAAGCATTACCATTGTTAAAGATTTTCCACTTCCCTGAGTATGCCATATTACGCCACCTTTACGCTGGCCATCATTATTGAACTCTTTTATCCTATCTAAAGAGTTCTTTACAGCTGTATATTGCTGATATCGGGCAATTTTCTTTACTCCTCCATCATACAAAGTAAATTTGAAAACCAATTCCATTAATCTATCCGGACTGCAAAGCGAATAAAGAACTTTATCCTGTTCCGTTGGTAAGCGGTCTTCCGCTTTTATTCCATTTGCATTGGAGTTAATTATCTTTTTAACAATATGTTCAACATCTTGCTGTTCCTGCCAAAAACTCCAAAATTTAGGTTTGGTATCAATAGCTCCATATTTAACCTCATTTGGCTGAACAGCCAACAGGAGCTGGTTATAATAAAATAATTTCGGAACACCTTGTTCTTTGCCCTGATTGCGGGTATGTTGGGAAATGCTTTCTTCAATGGAAGAATTCTTATCTCTTCTTTTATTTTCAATTACAACAAATGGAATACCGTTTACAAATAAAACGATATCCGGCCTGCGAGTATCTGTTAAACCATCAACCACATATTCATCGGTTATGTGAAATACGTTGTTATGGATGTTTTCCCAATCAATGTATTTAATAGTGAAGCTTTTTTTATCTCCCTGAATTGTTTCTTCAAAGCTTTTTCCTAAAGAAATTAAATCATACGCACGCTCATTGGTACGGACTAATCCATCATCCTGCAAGTTTTTTAATGCATGAATAGAAGCATGAATATTCCCATCAGAAAATTTATGCTTATTTCCTTTGTACTCAAAGCTATTTAATTCCTTCAGCCTCTCTTCTAAGATTCCCTCTAAAATAACGTTGCTTTTAATATTTCCACGTTGGCTGTCAGTTTCCTGTGGGGAAATATATTTCCAGCCAAGTTTTTGAAGCAGCAGTAAGGCAGGGAGTTGAGAATCGTTGTTTTCCTGGTAGTTAGTCATTTCAATAATACTTTAGAGATTTTTTCATGCTGGTAAAATATTTGTAGCGTTGCATCTGAGATTCATCTTTCCAATATTCGTTAGAATGGAAGAAGGAGTTCGGAAGACGCTAACCCAAGATGGTTGGCGTTTTCTGCTTAATGTATTGGACCGGGGTGTCCCTGATCGGTAAGAAGCCAAACCATGTGTTTGGCTTCTTGTTTTTAAAAACATCTTAAAATCCCATAGGGATGCGACTTTGGTAACCCGAATAATCATTTCCATGAAATCCCATCGGGATGATATTCTGGTAATAACCGAATAAAAATAATTCGCAAAAATCACGTAAAGATTTCTCCTTTTGGGAGAGAAGCCGTTATCATTTATCTCCAAATCCCGTAGGGATGATATTCTGGTAATAACTGAATAAAAACCATTGCGCAAAATCCCGTAGGGATGATATTTTAGCATAAGGCTTATTTTAAATATCCCCATAAAATTCAAACAAATATTTTTCTTCATGTTCAATCTCAAAGTTGTTTAACATTTCCAGGTATTCTTCCTTAAAGGATTTTTTTTTGTGATGCTCTTCCTGTTTCATTATATAATTGATTACCGCATTCCTCTGGCTCCTACTGTATGAAAATGCCCCATATCCTTCCTGCCATTGAAACTTACCTTTTATAAATTTTTTATCATTGATCCATTTAGAACTATTTGCTTTTACTTTTTGCAGTAATTGGGAAACGCTCAGTGCAGGTGGCAGCCCGAAAAATATATGAACATGGTCCTGCCATCCTCCAACTGCAAGTGATTTCGCTTCGGTTTGAATGATGCCCGATATATATCGGTGCAATTCATCCCGCCATTCTTTGGTAATAATATTTTCGCGGCCTTTTACAGCGAATACCGCCTGGATTGAAATTTGAGAATAGGTGTTTGCCATAAAGATAAATGTCATCCCTGACGGGATTTTAATATTTTTTAATTTAATTTTCTACCAAAAGATCGTCCCTACGGGACTTTAAATGGTTTATTTTTCTGCTACCAATATTTCATCCCTACGGGATTTAATATTTTCCGTTTTTTCTGATACCATAATTTAATCTCTACCAAAATGCCATCCCTAAATGGATTTAATGTTGTTCAGTTTTTTCTGTTACCATAATAATATCCCTAACGGGATTAACCATTTTTTTACAATCCCGGCAAAATGAAATCCCGGTAATACCCATATAATAACAATCGTCAGCAATCCCGTAGGGATGGTATTCTGGTAATAACTGAATAAAAACCATTGCGCAAAATCCCGTAGGGATGATATTTCTCTCCGTTTATCGCAATAAAAATTAAATGTTTTGCTCATGTTTTTATATTTTTTCTGCTACCAATATTTCATCCCTACGGGATTAACCATTTGTATTAATCCCGGTAATACCCGAATAATAACAATCGTCAGCAATCCCATAGGGATGGTATTCTGGTAATAACTGAATAAAACCCAATCTCAAAAAATCCCGTAGGAATGATATTTCTCTCCGTTCATCGCAATAAAAATTAAATGTTTTGCTCATAATCTATATTTTTATCCTCACTTTACCTGTAAGTAAAAGCTGCATTAAGCCTTTTTTTTGAAGTTTTAATTTTTCAAGTTGTGATTTTAATTTTTGAATTTCTATATCTGCAAAGGATAAAACTGATCCAATTTTGACTTGTTCATTTTTATCATTTGGAATTGAAATTTCTAACTCCTTTATATCTGTACTTGAAACTGAAGTAAACGTACTGCCCTGTTCAAATTCAACCCATTTCGGTTCAAAGTTTAATAAGATTTGATATAAAAATTCACTATCAATCTGATTTGCCTTGAAAGCACAAATTCCTCGCCCAATACAAGCATGATGAAGAGATTTTGCTATTGCACCCACTGGGGCTCTTACGGTCATTAAAACATCTCCCACATTGCAAACCTTAGTTGGTTTGTTTGTATAAATTCTCGGTGTTGACACTCTGTTTTTAATATCTGCATTTCCTTGAAGTAGTGGAATGCCATTTCCATCTGAATTGTAAGAGATTGAATCAGGTGATTGTCCCATCACAATATTAGTAACATCACCTAACAAAACATTTCCCCATTCAGCATTCGCAAACTCCTTAAACCTAACCTTCCCTGTAAGCAAATTTTGCATTAAAGCTTTCTTGCGTTTTTCTTTTTTTGAAATAAGAAGATTTGTTTTTTCTATTGCAACATCGCAGGTGCTGAGGATTTCGGCAATGGCGGTTTGTTCGGAAAAATTATTGGGGATAGCGACCTTTATTTTCCTAAGAAGACCAATAGAGATCTCTTGTAGCGCAGAACCATTTAAAGATTGTTCTAATATTTTTCTTGTATGCATTGAGCTAATCTGCTGCTGAAGAAAATCAGGAGATATCTTTTTAAGAGGTGAAATTAACGCCACTCCTCTTGTCAAATTTGCACCAACAAGAGAAATTGGAACTTTCGCAACTTCTCCAACTTTTCCACGAAGAGGCATTATTAAATCATCTTTTTTTAAAATTGTCCTTTTATAACTTTGACTAATTTCGGTTGTTGTAGTAATTAAATCATCCTCATTAATTTTGTTTTCATTTATATTTATAACTCTAATACATTTTACTCCTCCTTCCACATTAATTCCTGTTTGAACTATACCATAAGAAATGGGTCTTTCTTTTGAAGTAATTTCGTGAAGTTCGTAACATGTCCAATCCTTCGGTATTAAACCAACAGGTGAAAATGTAAAATCTGTTTTTGTTTTCACTTCGGTTGGCAGCATCATTGTTTTAAATTTTTTGTATGGAATTCCATGTGTTCATTTAAACATTGTCTATTTCAATTATTTTATCGGTCTGGAACAGCTGGTGTTCGTGCTGCTGCACATACCCCAGCTGGTTGGTTATCAGTTGCGTGCTTCCTATTTCAAAGCCTGGTGTATTTTGATGGTGGTGCCCGTATATCCAAAAACTAATTTCAGATGGTTCTATTACATTAAAAAGTTCCACTGCAAATGCATCGCTCAAAATACTTCCTTTATATTGTTCAGGGTAATTTTTGTAAGTAGGTACATGATGGGTAACTACTATTATTTTTTCATTGGTATTCCTTTCCAGCTCGCTGTTTATAAACATTAAACTTTCTGCATGCATCTGGTTATAAGGTTCTGACGAAAAGCGTTTACCATTATATTTAATCAGGTGAAAATCGTTCATCTCCCTTTCTATTTGCCATTGGTGTTCCGGGCTAATTTTTGACCAGAGAGTGGAAAAGATAAACCGGACATTTTCATGGGCAATAGAAATGTTGTTTACCAAAAATACATTTTCCCTGATTTTTTCATTGATAGTTCCGCATTTTTTAGTGGCATCGAAATAATAATATTCATGATTGCCTGGTATCCAGTAAGTAACCTGAAAATGGTCGGATACATATTTAAAAAAATCTTTGTGCTTGTCCATCTGTGTAAAAAGTACAATATCACCCGCAAGAATCAATATATCGCCCTTTGGTTGTAAAGGTTTTTCTTTTAGGAATTTTTTATTTTCAGGAAACTCCAGATGCAGGTCAGATGCGTATTGTATTTTCATTTTTAGTTTAAACCTAACTCTTTTAAATAATTGCTTAATTTTTTTTTCACCTCAACCAATTCACCTTCCAGCACCTCAATTTCGGCTTGTACTTCTTTTACATTAATTTCCTCTTCTGCTATAAAGCTGTCAACATAACGAGGAATGTTAAGATTAAAATCATTTCCTTCAATCTCTTCCAAAGTGGCTACATGACAATATTTTGCAATTTCTTTATTTGCTTTAAAAGTTTCAACAATTTTATTGATGTGTGTTTCTCTTAATTTGTTTTGTTTTTTGCCGGCTTCAAAATCTTTACTTGCATCAATAAAAAGCACGTTTTCGTTTTTCTTCCCTTTATTAAAAATAAGAATAGCAGCCGGAATGCCGGTTCCATAAAACAAGTTGGAGGGTAAGCCTATAACAGCCTCTAATAAATTCTCTTTTATTAATTTTTCCCTGATGGCTCTTTCTGAGCTGCCCCTGAATAAAACACCATGTGGTACAATTATTCCCACCTTGCCTGTTTTATCAATTGCTGTATCAATCATGTGCAATACAAAAGCATAATCACCTTTTGTTTTCGGAGGCACACCTCTTAAAAAACGTTTGTATGGATCATTTACTGCATGCTCTGCACCCCATTTATCTAAAGAGAAGGGAGGATTAGCTGCCACAACATCAAACTTCATTAATGAATCACCCTCAATTAATTTAGGGCTGTTAATCGTATCACCCCATTCAATTTTTGCTTCGGCATTATGGAGGAACATATTTATTTTTCCTAAAGCCCAAGTGTTCCCATTACTCTCTTGTCCCCATAAAGAACAGTCACGAACATGCGTTCCTTTTTTAAATGGTACTTCCTCAGCAACAGTAATCAACAATGAACCTGAACCACATGCAGGATCACAAATACGATCTCCGGCTTTTGGTGATAAAAGTTTTGCTAACAAAACAGAAACCTCATGAGGCGTATAAAATTCACCACCTTTTTTTCCTGCACCCTCTGCAAACCTTTCTATCAGGTACATGTAGGCGTTACCTATTATGTCTTCACTTCCTATAACAGAAGGACGGAAGTTTAATTTGGGCTTATCAAAATCCTCGATCAATAATTTTAAT
The genomic region above belongs to Bacteroidota bacterium and contains:
- a CDS encoding type I restriction-modification system subunit M — translated: MKKTTKPTQEESLSIGKVPIVNKIKLTQTEINSTLWAACDSFRGAIDSQDYKNYILAFLFFKYLSDKHKDKYEEFKKQYGNDEELITRKMSREPFILSEDCTFDFIVENKNHTNLGEFLNKIFEKIEDDNKAKLEGVFGDLDFNSNSKLGDTKDRNRRLKLLIEDFDKPKLNFRPSVIGSEDIIGNAYMYLIERFAEGAGKKGGEFYTPHEVSVLLAKLLSPKAGDRICDPACGSGSLLITVAEEVPFKKGTHVRDCSLWGQESNGNTWALGKINMFLHNAEAKIEWGDTINSPKLIEGDSLMKFDVVAANPPFSLDKWGAEHAVNDPYKRFLRGVPPKTKGDYAFVLHMIDTAIDKTGKVGIIVPHGVLFRGSSERAIREKLIKENLLEAVIGLPSNLFYGTGIPAAILIFNKGKKNENVLFIDASKDFEAGKKQNKLRETHINKIVETFKANKEIAKYCHVATLEEIEGNDFNLNIPRYVDSFIAEEEINVKEVQAEIEVLEGELVEVKKKLSNYLKELGLN
- the tnpA gene encoding IS200/IS605 family transposase: MANTYSQISIQAVFAVKGRENIITKEWRDELHRYISGIIQTEAKSLAVGGWQDHVHIFFGLPPALSVSQLLQKVKANSSKWINDKKFIKGKFQWQEGYGAFSYSRSQRNAVINYIMKQEEHHKKKSFKEEYLEMLNNFEIEHEEKYLFEFYGDI
- a CDS encoding metallophosphoesterase yields the protein MKIQYASDLHLEFPENKKFLKEKPLQPKGDILILAGDIVLFTQMDKHKDFFKYVSDHFQVTYWIPGNHEYYYFDATKKCGTINEKIRENVFLVNNISIAHENVRFIFSTLWSKISPEHQWQIEREMNDFHLIKYNGKRFSSEPYNQMHAESLMFINSELERNTNEKIIVVTHHVPTYKNYPEQYKGSILSDAFAVELFNVIEPSEISFWIYGHHHQNTPGFEIGSTQLITNQLGYVQQHEHQLFQTDKIIEIDNV
- a CDS encoding restriction endonuclease subunit S, with the translated sequence MMLPTEVKTKTDFTFSPVGLIPKDWTCYELHEITSKERPISYGIVQTGINVEGGVKCIRVININENKINEDDLITTTTEISQSYKRTILKKDDLIMPLRGKVGEVAKVPISLVGANLTRGVALISPLKKISPDFLQQQISSMHTRKILEQSLNGSALQEISIGLLRKIKVAIPNNFSEQTAIAEILSTCDVAIEKTNLLISKKEKRKKALMQNLLTGKVRFKEFANAEWGNVLLGDVTNIVMGQSPDSISYNSDGNGIPLLQGNADIKNRVSTPRIYTNKPTKVCNVGDVLMTVRAPVGAIAKSLHHACIGRGICAFKANQIDSEFLYQILLNFEPKWVEFEQGSTFTSVSSTDIKELEISIPNDKNEQVKIGSVLSFADIEIQKLKSQLEKLKLQKKGLMQLLLTGKVRIKI